A window of the Synechococcus sp. M16.1 genome harbors these coding sequences:
- a CDS encoding L,D-transpeptidase → MLELVASLVVDLSDQRLTVYNSDQEVVRVIPVSTGKASTPTPIFNSKVYTKYRSTTMYGRTYTVPGVPFTMCVSANESICLHAAPWQENAGKPFGVPRSHGCVRMPLNHARWLFHNTPKGTPITIQA, encoded by the coding sequence ATGCTCGAGCTCGTCGCCAGCCTTGTGGTCGACCTCTCCGACCAACGCCTGACCGTCTACAACAGCGATCAGGAGGTGGTTCGCGTGATTCCGGTCAGTACCGGCAAAGCCTCAACGCCAACACCGATCTTCAACAGCAAGGTTTATACGAAGTACCGATCCACCACGATGTATGGACGCACCTACACCGTTCCCGGGGTGCCGTTCACGATGTGTGTGAGCGCGAACGAGTCCATCTGCCTCCACGCCGCCCCCTGGCAGGAGAACGCCGGGAAACCCTTCGGCGTGCCCCGCAGCCATGGCTGTGTGCGCATGCCGCTGAACCACGCCCGTTGGCTGTTCCACAACACCCCGAAAGGCACACCCATCACGATTCAGGCCTGA
- a CDS encoding DUF1823 family protein — MLHNATDMPWPLSRSLLLQILEDRCSDRFVCERIWERLGYQPAEPQWCAGPDTPPEWADAFPKAPELIAERPASVRLTRSVPKEHKQLLKQQLNFAGYRIGELYPRRTRRATAVNWLLAWLAQRSEPLPEQGPLGPELPPPTDPVQGHPGDLPVK; from the coding sequence ATGCTGCACAACGCAACCGACATGCCCTGGCCGCTCAGTCGTTCGTTGCTGTTGCAGATCCTCGAGGACCGCTGCAGCGATCGCTTTGTCTGCGAAAGGATCTGGGAACGTCTGGGCTATCAGCCTGCTGAACCGCAGTGGTGCGCCGGTCCCGACACACCCCCCGAATGGGCCGATGCTTTCCCTAAGGCTCCCGAGCTGATCGCGGAGCGTCCGGCGTCGGTTCGTTTAACCCGCTCGGTTCCCAAGGAACACAAACAGCTGCTCAAACAACAGCTCAATTTCGCGGGGTACCGCATCGGTGAGTTGTACCCCCGCCGAACCCGACGGGCCACCGCCGTGAACTGGCTGTTGGCCTGGCTGGCCCAGCGGAGCGAGCCCCTGCCGGAGCAGGGGCCCCTGGGCCCTGAGCTTCCCCCTCCTACCGATCCGGTGCAGGGGCACCCCGGCGATCTGCCGGTGAAGTGA